The Crassostrea angulata isolate pt1a10 chromosome 1, ASM2561291v2, whole genome shotgun sequence nucleotide sequence CAACCTCAACCGGTAGCTACACCAAGGCAGGTTTGGGAGCCAGCACCCAGAATCCCAGTGCCACAAATGGACAAATTTGATGGCAATACCCCTGTGTCAGAATGGTGGACCACATTTATGGCCTACATCGCCCTACATTCAATCACCGAGGCCAAAGCCATAAAACTATTGCCATTCTATTTGATGGGAATAGCCCTTCAATTCTTCACACACTTGGACAGCTTGTCAAAAACCTCACTAACCAGCATCAGGGATGCTTTCTTTTCTAGATTCCGACCGACAGTCCCCATAAGTCAAGCTTTGATGCGGGTGAAGCAGGGAGCCGACGAATCTGTGGATAAATACCTATACCGAGTGAGGAAACTGGCTGCTGACTGCTCAATGGAAGAGGACAGCATCACATACTTCGCTCGAGAGGGTCTTCTTCAGAAGCTGAGGGTAATAGTGGTCCCACAGAACCCAAAGTCCCTGGAAGACCTCCGAAAAATGGCAGCCCTTGCAGAGGAAGCTACTGGTAAGGATACCGACACCCCGCCTACTTACCTAAAGACGGCCCTTGCGGAGGGA carries:
- the LOC128176110 gene encoding uncharacterized protein LOC128176110, producing the protein MPGPSNMELRSSSQQGRIQEEQSEQGITEATASVNEVEALRRQLETLKASRDAEYRRRRELEEQIDRQPQPVATPRQVWEPAPRIPVPQMDKFDGNTPVSEWWTTFMAYIALHSITEAKAIKLLPFYLMGIALQFFTHLDSLSKTSLTSIRDAFFSRFRPTVPISQALMRVKQGADESVDKYLYRVRKLAADCSMEEDSITYFAREGLLQKLRVIVVPQNPKSLEDLRKMAALAEEATGKDTDTPPTYLKTALAEGIKTPLPVWMLQWRPRSETT